The stretch of DNA atccgattgggcgccgatcatggagttcactgccgcggacatctttcagcactcgcctttcggcgatatcctgaagtcactaaagtctctctctttatcaggagagcctagccggactacggtcagcaaggttggggtacggacgatgaagaaattcaaagcccacccaccacccactttgtagccactgtcgacgacttaactaacatgctcgacttcgactccgaagacaccgacggtatggacgctgatgaaggagatgatgaagaaccaacgcctactaggccctggaaagccacctcgtcatatgacatatacatggtggacaccccaaaagagggagatggcgatggaacagcgaaggatgacccctccaagaaacagcctaagcgccagcgtcagcggcgccgctcaaaatcccgccaaaacaaatacggtgattccagcacgggagataataatactccggaaagcaccgaagaaaaccccctccagcaagatttagcacaggaagatggagaaaccagccctcatgagagagcggcagacagagaggtcgaggacgataattatatgcctccctccgaagacaaggcaagcctcgacgatgacgaattcatcgtgccagaggatcccgtcgagcaagagcgttttcaacgcaggcttatggccatggcaagaagcctcaagaaaaaacagcaacagcttagagctgatcaagatttgctagtcgacagatggactgaagtccttgcggccgaagagcataaactcgaacgcccctccaagagctacccaaagcgcaggttgctaccccgattagaggaggaagcacttgatgcggccgaccggccacctcgtggccgcgacagagaggcctctcggccctccactcaagccgcacctcgtaccaaggcacgggaatatgcgccggacttatgagacatgttggaggacaaggcaaggcaaacaagatcgatctatggattgcgtgggcgccccacggctcgagacggtaaccatcacgccggccacaaattcggcagggccaaacacagtagacaaggctcattggagctacgtcatgatataacccagtacagaggcgccgcacacccgctatgctttacagacgaaataatggatcatcgaatccccgagggtttcaaacccgtaaacatcgaatcatgtgatggcacaacagatcctgcggtatggatcgaggattatctccttcatatccacatggcccgcggcgatgatttccacgccatcaaatacctcccactcaagcttaaaggaccagctcggcattggcttaacagcttgccaacaggatcaatcagttgttgggagaacctggaagccgcattcctcgacaatttccagggcacttatgtgcgaccccagacgccgatgacctaagtcacgtaatttagcagccagaggaatcagccaggcaattctggacacggttcctaacaaagaaaaatcaaatagtcgactgtccggacgctgaggccctagcagccttcaagcacaatatccgtgacgagtggctggcccggcaccttggacaggaaaagccgaaatctatggcagcactcacgacactcatgacccgcttttgcgcgggagaagacagctggcttgctcgtagcaacaatatgaccaagaaccctggtaattcggacaccagggacagtagtggcaggtcgcgtcgcaacaagcagaaacgccgcattaacggcgacaatgctgaggatacgacagttaatgccggattcagaggctctaaatccggtcagcggaaaaagccatttaaaaggaatcctaggggcccgtccagtttggaccgaatactcgaccgcttgtgccagatacatggcacccccgaaaagccggccaatcacaccaacagggattgttgggtgttcaagcaggcaggcaagttaaacaccgaaaatgaagacaaggggctgcatagcgatgacgacgaggagccccggccgccgaacaacagtggacagaagggttttcccctacaagtgaggacggtgaacatgatatacgcaacccatgtccccaaaagggagcggaagcgcgcgttaagggacgtatacacggtagagccagtcgccccaaagttcaaccaatggtcctcctgcccgatcacctttgatcgaagggaccatcccactagcatccgtcatggcagattcgccgcattggttctagacccaattattgtcgggtttcatctcactagagtccttatggacggcggcagcagtctgaacctgctttaccaggatacagtgcgtaaaatgggcatagatccctcgaggattaagcccaccaaaacgacctttaagggcgtaataccaggtgtagaggccaactatacaggctcagtcacacttgaagtggtcttcggatctccgcataattttcgaagcgaggagttaatcttcgacatagtcctgtttcgcagtggttatcacgcactgctcgggcgaaccgcattcgctaagttcaatgcggtaccgcactacgcataccttaagctcaagatgccaggccctcgaggagtaattacggtcaatggaaacaccgaacgctccctctgaacggaggagcacacagcggcccttgcagcggaagtacaaagcagcctctccaggcagttctccagtccggccactaaacgaccggacaccgtcaagcgcgcctggagtaacctacaacaagaccgcctggcacgatccgagcaggtgtagcaatgcggccccaaccccaaccctcgcaaaaaggcgacgccagtacttcgcgtacataactatgctctagagataccatgggtacagggggaggggcaccatcacggcacgcccaaaacatggcttaaaccgtaccaggggctaccgattttttaattttctcttactttcaggactccatccttcggaaggcctgttcagcagttcaattgccgcacaaacaatgcaagaaccaggaaagcagacaagccacgccgcattacggaactcccaggtggtctctatcacgagcagtatacctgttccgcatactattccacagcatgcccctggaacggacatgttaactagtccaaccttccacttatcgcattatttgtattgttctgctttgatcgcagccctttttaataaacaatgcacagctttcgtctattttgcattaccttttttctttatatatgttccttaacgacatgttgcacccgtacacgttggtgcggccaaaatacgccaggggctttagtacccctcaatatggtgtgagaagtccgaacactttaacaagtgcggcaccccgaacttatagcattatatgcatcggctccgaatcatgtcttgggtcaatagttgggtttgcccggctcctatgttttggtgccttacgttccgctatatcggctaaggtagcactaggagaaccactgcgattgtgccccagttgagctgggtcgagcacctcagtggagaaagctaaaattgactgtcatgatgaagcgagagctggtcgctgtttgagaggtttttcgagtccctaaagacttatgccgcttagggagaggagccggctctgtccggccaaggcgtggatagcgccccgaactcggtcttccgaataccaggggcttcgccgaaatttaaaattatagaattctatggctaagtgagagtgttcacgcattatagtccgattgccttgttcgttgggctgagtgcctccctcgaaggacccaaacatgggaaaaagagcgctcaggtttatccccgaacaccccagcacttgcggcacggggcagaagccgacgactcgccatctctcagaattgataaacagccgcacaaaaggtaatattttaaattccaacagcattgcttagcgcatataaacaagttttcagcgcacaggataaaacgagcaagtttcactcaaaaattatatccctagaacattcatccgccacaaggcaggcacccttcagaacatccttatagtaattcttggGCTTgcaatgctctttccccggcggtggcccgtccttcacaagcttctcagcatccagcttgccccagtgcaccttagcacgggcaagggccctactcgcaccttcaatgcagacggagcgcctgatgacttcgagccttggacaggcctccaccagccgccgcaccagcccgaaatagctcccaggcagagcccctccaggccacagccaaacaaTGAGGctcttcagggcctgttcggctgccttgtggagctcgaccagttgcttcagctggtcgctcaggggcacggggtgtccggcctcagcatactgagaccagaacaccttctctgtcgagcttccctcctcggctcgatagaatgcggcggcatcggacacactccggggaagatctgcaaacgctcctggagagctccggattcgggtaagtaacaagtaactcacgtttatgtgtttgctttgcataaagaatgccttacccgccgctatcttcttcacctcatccaactcctggagggtcttctgggattcggccttggcagacttggcattttcaatagccaccgcgagctcggacactcgcgtctttgagtcaagctccaaactctcatgtttttccatgagagcctagagctcttgccgcaccttgccaacctcggcctcatacttctcccgctcggtgcgctccgaggccgccctcttctcggcctcgaccagcgcttccttaagggtcgccacttcagacgtggcccctacaatagccatgataatcctgtcattctttgcaattgcacctttttatatatatttaaaaacaaggtatttcttaccttcattgtcctcgagctgcttcttggcacgcctgagctcttgctcggaccgctcgaggttctgctttagcgtgtccacttccgcagtcagtgcggcggacgcaagcagagaagcctgcatatgcatattgactcatttttgttagactcctgcgaattttatttgatcctctattcggcttttcttcccgaacgccaaatagagcatcaggggctactgtctatgtggtaatattatttacacattctttacttacctcaaagcctattaaaaggctagtacaagcttcagtcagtccgctcttggcggactgaaccttctggaccaccgcactcataatagtgcggtgctcctcgtcgatggaggcgccttggagcgcctccaacatattgtccggcgcctccggttggacgggggccaccggcacggtggacttgctcctcttggaaggaggtcccccgccggactctggaacctttgaaggttccgaagcggtgtctggcctagagccggacttggagccctggggggtttcatcccctttactcctggagtccgggaggtcgccttgcggcgcctccaggaccacctcctcccggcttggaacctgttgggacaacacttcggtgtcgtccgtagggcagggggaggaagccgtcggaagcgagttcacatccgacgagtccagtgagccgctcgacgatgcgtcgagccggtatttgggtgggctacataaacatattcgacgtaaggaaaagctgtgcaataaacaaatactatgaattactctggtatccggatacttacaattttgccagaggcttggccctgggctgccactcctctcctccatcgtcggcgtcggtggagtagtccggaggaagggttttccccttcttggaccctctggcctccccagagagggcggccttccttttcttctctcctcccgctggagggggacaggtctcttcttcttcctcctcgtcttcacgggaggaatgcgcctcggaaccatcggatgatggatccgacacctcctggcgccgggcactctttcgagtccccgcggcctttttgcggccttcttctccggcaccacataaggtgccggaaccagcagcttcgccaagcgagcgtccgctgggccttcgggcaaaggagccggatagttgatctgtccggatgtcacctgccaatcctgtcaaaggtaagggagcttatatcccacatggagtcaaactatgaaaaattgataccctgtaaaaggaaaaaacagcttaccgcgagagcgtgacgctgcacactgaatccgcgatcctcgatagcggatgcgggagcctcggtgcccttgaaaagcaccttccaggcatcttcgtacgtcgtgtcaaagagcctgctcagagtttggtgccacgccgggtcaaactcccacaggttgaaagcccgttgttgacacgggaggatcaagcgaatgagcataacctagactacgttgacaagtttgagcttcttgtccaccagggtttggacacatgtttggagtccggtcagctctcccttcttaccccacgacaggcccgtctccttccaggaggtgagccgcgtagggggtccggatcgaaactcagggggtgcgacccattcggcgtcgcgcggctcggtgaggtaaaaccaccccgattgccaccccttcagggtctccacaaaggagcccttgagccataggacgttggccatcttgcccaccatggcgcctccgcactccgcctggttgccgcgcaccaccttcggcttgacattgaaagtcttgagccataggccgaaatgggggcggatgcggaggaaggcctcgcacacgacgataaacgccgagatgttgaggacgaagttcggggccagatcatggaaatccaggccatagtagaacatgagcccccggacaaatgggtggagagggaagcccagtccgcggaggaaatgggggaggaacaccaccctctcatggggcctaggggtggggatgagctgccccttttcgggaagccggtacgcgatgtcgttagacaggtatccggccttcctcagctttttgatgtgtccctccgtgacggaggagaccatccacttgcctcccgctctagacatgactggagaaggttgaggtggggagtgcggacttgggcgctggagctcgagtgcgcaagaatggataggcgaaggaggaagaaggcgtaggtgaaaaggtggatccttatccccttatatgggtggatgcaactacatgtccccaccagcctggtaaaactcgcttatctccaagcgccgtaatcaatggcgcggttgggttacccacgtccgtattgatgagaatcccggaataaggggacatgatctctgctttaacaagacgtgccaaggaaaccgcctcgcatgatgcgctgaggtgggataatgaaacgactcggataaaggcttggccgtggtgtgtcacgctacgaaatacgtcagcagattagatttgtgtaaatattattctctctatggcaatatgtggaaacttattttgcagagccggacactatctttgtgttcaaaatcttctatgaagtacttggaggaggaacccaccttgcaatgccgaagacaatctgcgcgtcggtctcgtcgtcattgaagcctggttcaggggctactgagggagtcctggattagggggtgtccggatggccggactataccttcagccggactcctggactatgaagatacaagattgaagacttcgtcccgtgtccggaagggacttccttggcgtggaaggcaagcttgacgatacggatatgaagatctcctaccattgtaaccgactttgtgtaaccctaaccctctccggtgtctatataaaccggatggttttagtccgtaggacaacgtacacatcaacaatcataacataggctagcttctagggtttagcctctttgatctcgtggtagatctactcttgtactacccatatcatcaatattaatcaagcaggacgtagggttttacctccatcgagagggcccgaacctgggtaaaaattcgtgtcccttgccttctgttaccatccggcctagacgcacagttcgggaccccctacccgagatccgccggttttgacaccgacaattatcTTTTCTCTTGCGTCTCAGCACTGAAGTTTGATGGCTTACTTTTCTCTCGTCCTCTTGTTCTTGTTTACACCTTTCACTACATCATCGGAAAAGTAAAGGAACGCACAAAGATTGCATTGACAAATTTATCAAGATGTGAGAAATATAAACTCTTATTTACCTATTGATAAGAAATCCTGTTTTGAGATACGACAAGCATTTGTCAAAATAGAAGCTTATAATTTCACAGAAATGGAAATTTACCAATTTGTTCGGTCTGATCAAGGCAGTTGATAGGTTTTATAAAAAGCATGCCAAGAAAAGTATATATGTTGTACTGGAAGAGTCTTATACTACAAATAAATATGCGGTGGTAAACGAAGAGGATACGAAAATAATTGTACCTCGTCCTTCCTGTTTTGTTGAGCATTATTAATTTGTTATAAAAATATCTTCCTATATGAGAAAAATGAGCAATTCTCTTACTCTTCATTGCCACATTCAACTAATACATGATACACAACGCGGACcaacttgtggttggatggttagagggactatgGTATCCTCAACCCATCAGGGTTTAAATCCTGGTGCTCGTATTTATTCCtgagatgctcataggggtaggatgtgcgtgtgtgcgttcataggggtgagtgtatgcgtgtgtatatgagcgtttttgtctgtactgatgttaaaaatATACATGATACACAACATGATTAAGAACACAATGAATACTAAATTATCCACGAAGAGCTATTGGTCAAACCATCACATCACTAAATATGGGCCAAAAATTGTAAAAAGCAACTAAGAAAGAACTAAAGAACTGCTATGGTGAAGTGGTGATTAGAATTGGCAAATAATTCAATATGCTTGGAGAAGCGTCGGGGTGGAGATGAAGAGATAAACTAAATCGGTGGTGAGAAACTTAAGAGATAGCATAGTGCTCGGAGAAGACGATGCAACCGCATCACCACAGTCCGTGCTCCGGATTTTCTTctctttacaaaaacaaaataaaaatggtGACATAAGAAGATGACATGGCTTCACCATATTGCAGAAAAATTCAATAGTGGGAGGCAACTACTTAGGAGTAGAGGATTCGATGTTGTAGATATTAGCACATTCTTCTAAAACTTGGTCAAATATAAATAAGTTTGGCTTAGGATAAAGCTAGAACTTTCAATATTTTGTAACGGTGGGATTATTTTTCCTAGTTATCTGTGATTCAAACACCCGTGTAGTTACCAAAACAACAAATGCTACCGGAACACATGACAtttttatttccttgttacaacCAAAGGTATTGACTCTACAAAACTCCGTAATACCGCAAGTCAGGTGTACAAGAACGCTGCTTCAGTCTCCAATTTTACAGATATCGTAGACCTTCTTGCCTACTTTACACACTATACGACTGAAATTGCATCTCAGATTACAGTTTTTAGATGAGTTGATGCTGTTCTCAAATTTTTCAATCTCCTTAGTTGCTTGCTTCAATTTGGAGCTAACAACACCCAATGCCCACGCCAGTGATATGTGTGGCCGAGGATTCTGCAAAATGACAATACCAGTTAAAACGTCTTTCCAAATTTGCTGACGAATGCCTTTTTTTACAGTCGTAATAATCTGACCTCAGTTACTAATTACTTATGTACCAATGTTGTCAACTGAAACTCATCCCTTTTGTTTCCAAGTAGGGCGTTTGATTTATTAGTTTCAGGAGGCAAAGTTATGTTATCCATGACATGTTGTGACATCAGCCGTAAACTAGAAGTGTCATACCATCTGGTCATCATCCAGAACATAATTCAACGACATAGTACCTTGTAAAACTCAGGGAGACCGTGCAATCGATATACTTCATCAACCATATGTATTTGTTTACTTATCTGCAAAACAAAGTACACACAGACCTCATTATAGTAAACACTTCAGATCGGTGAACTGCAGTTACAATGTGAGTTCTTTATCATACAATGTTGATAAGAAACTCAAAATGAGTTGGCCATAGGACCAAAATAAACAAATGCAAATTGACAATCGTGTGATGCGTATAGACAACAAGTGAAGACAGACACTACCACATACCTCTGGTAACCCAGTTCTTGTAACCTCTAGTGAAAGAAATGATCGTGTAGAATCATCATTGACAAAATGCTCCCATTTGTTGAAGTCCATCCAATACCTGGTTTATGCAAATACAAACGCATTTACATAACCCTGCATAACTGGCCACACACATTCCTCTACAGAAGTTCACATGATTTGATACACCAGAGGAAGCAAAACATTGTCAGCTCAGCAATAAAGTTTTGAGAGATGGCTAACCGCTGTTGTGATTGAAACTTCTGACGAAGCATTGCGACGAGGGAGTCAATTTGATGCACCTGAATTCCAACAGTTCTTCCTAAGCTTACATGGAACTCCCTGCCCAGAAGCACTTTCTCAAGTTTTTGCTCATCTTTGCACAAATCCGAAAGTGCATAATCTGCATCTACAGCATAGAGATCTGGCACAAGTGACGCAGCTCTTCTCATAACGAGGGTCAGCTGTTTTCTTGCGTTGAAAGGAATGACAACTGCATATGAGATAGCTACACATAAGTCATAAGAGCGAAGAAGCTTCTGGATGTAAATTTTGCATGCCTAACAGTGAGAAACGAGTCTCAGTTTTGTGTTGCAAGGTCGCTTCATATATTGGTATTAAAACTGAAAAGATAAGATTAGTTCAGAGACCAAGTGTGTGAGCAGCAGCATCTGGAGCCCAATGTTACAGATGGATCTATGAATGCATGCCTGATCAATACTTGTAGATAGATATTATGTTAATAGCCAAAAGAAACAGACCAGGGATGTAGACATGCAGCGCGTAGTTGCCTTCCACATGGAGGAAACTCCGGATGCGACTCCCCTGTGCAATTGTCGAGTAATCTGCAGCAGATATTGTTCCAAAACGTGAGCAATCACCACAGACCCCCAAAATGACCGGGATAGATTCAAGAAGGCCAAACCTACGAAATTTgggggctggagaaggtcgaggggaggaggaggaagcagcACG from Triticum dicoccoides isolate Atlit2015 ecotype Zavitan chromosome 6A, WEW_v2.0, whole genome shotgun sequence encodes:
- the LOC119317300 gene encoding U6 snRNA phosphodiesterase-like produces the protein MDALMANYGSDSDDDNEPAAVVGGAPEPQEASVLLPPPPLDLLQPPNFVDYSTIAQGSRIRSFLHVEGNYALHVYIPVVIPFNARKQLTLVMRRAASLVPDLYAVDADYALSDLCKDEQKLEKVLLGREFHVSLGRTVGIQVHQIDSLVAMLRQKFQSQQRYWMDFNKWEHFVNDDSTRSFLSLEVTRTGLPEISKQIHMVDEVYRLHGLPEFYKNPRPHISLAWALGVVSSKLKQATKEIEKFENSINSSKNCNLRCNFSRIVCKVGKKVYDICKIGD